A region of the Exiguobacterium aurantiacum DSM 6208 genome:
TTCTGCTTCTTGTCTGTAGTTCATTCCAGTTTCCCTCCTAACATTTGTTGAACACGTTGTGGCGACGGTATGGCTGGAATCGCGCCGTAAGCGGTGCATGTCAAGGCGCCGGTCACGTTCGCATATTCGATATCCTTCTGTAAACGCGTATCCTCGACGCCGAGTGTGGCGAGACGATACAAGTACGCGCCGACGAATGCGTCACCGGCACCCGTTGAGTCAACGCTTTCAATGTACACCGACGGGATGATGTCTCGCGTCTCGTCTGTCGCGATTAACGTGCCGCGCGAGCCGAGCGTGATGGCGACGCGATTCGCGCCGAGCTTGAGTAGTGCGTCGACCGCTTCGTCGAGGGTTTCGGCTCCGGTCAACAAGTGCGCTTCTTCTTCGCTCAGTTTGACGAAGTCAGCCTCGGCGATGAAGTGGAGCGAGTCTTGTTTGAACGCCTCAAGGTCTGTCACGAGCGCGTCGCGATAGTTTGGGTCAAACGAGACGAACAGCCCGTCGCGTTTGGCGAATTGCAGCAACTTGAAGTAGGCGTTTTTCAATTCACCGTCAAGGAGTGCTGTCGCCGAGCCAAAATGGACGATATCCCCTGATTTGAACTTCGATAAGTCGATCGCTTCGAACGCATAGTCGCCGTCACTTCCACGTCGGAACGTGAAGTCACGTTCTCCGTCCGCTTGAATCGAGACGAATGCGAACGTCGTGTCGCCTGCTTCGACCAAGTTGTCCGTGCCGACGCCGTTCGCTTCGAGCGTCTCTTTCAAGAACTGTCCGAACGGATCCGCCCCGACTTGTCCGAGGAAGCTCGACTCGCCCCCATGTTTACTGACGACGGCAGCCACGTTGGCCGGCGCGCCTCCCGCTTTTTTCACGAATGTCGTTCCGTTGACGAGGTCGCTCGATGCGTCCTCGCAAACCCAGTCAATCAATAGTTCACCAATGCAATGTACGGTGTTCATCCGTCCACCTCCATGTCTGAATATATTGCTTCGTATCATTTATCGAACCAGTTCCAAAAACGAATAAAAAATGTTGCGGAACCGGTTCCACAACACAAATGTAATCGATTTAATTTAAAATGTCAACGCTTTCTCGTAGTTTTAATTCAAAAGTTGTGAACGTTTTCATCGGGATGACATCAGCTGTTAACAACTGGAGAATCATGTCAGCCGCCTTCGCTCCCGTCCTTCGATATGGAAGGTGGACGGTCGTAAGAGATGGATGCAGTACTTCAGTGAAATCGTAGCCGCCAAATCCGCTCACCGAGACGTCTCCAGGGACGGTCTTTCCGCTATTGGCTAACCCTTTCAGTATCCCGAGGGCGATATTATCGGTTGCACAGACGACGAGCGATGACGTTTGCTCCTGTCCAATCTGTGTCCCAATCGGAATCGCGTCGTCGATTTTAAACGTCGTCGTATACGTCTTGACGTCTGCGCCCGCCTCGTTAAACGCCTTCAAGAAACCGCCTCGTCTCGCTTGGCCGACAGCGATGTCGTACGACTCGACGCCCACATAGGTGACCTCACGATGCCCCCAGTCCATGAATTGTCTGCCAAGGGCATAAGCCGCATCAAAATCGGGATAGACGAGACTATGAACGAGCTCATGCTCCTGTCCGATCAACAGGACAGGAATTTGGATGTCTTGAATCGCCTGTAAATGGCGAGGGGTGACCGTCGTCCCGAGCCAGATGATGCCGGCGACTTTTTGTTTCGCTAAGTTGTATAGCTGTTCGATCTCTCGCTCTGTCTGTTGGGCAGTGTTCACGACGAGCATTTGATAACCCCGTTCGGTCAAGCGTTCATCGATGCCCATCATCGTCCGCGAGGCGGCGTATGAGTCGAGCCGCGGCACGATGACGCCGATCATCTTCGTTTGTTTTGATTTCAAGCTTTGGGCAAACTGGTTCGGTTCATAGTTCGTCTCTTGGATGACCCGCTCAATCTTTTCGCGTGTCGCCTGCCCGACCGAACCCCCGTTCAAATAACGGGAGACGGTGCTCTTGGCGACGCCGGCTAGCTTGGCGATGTCATTGATTGTCACTTGTCTCATCCGAAAACCTCCATACGAAAAAACTGACGCGCTAGACGCCGTCAGTTCAGTGGTTCACTACGTATCGTTTTTTAAAGTTTAAATAAAAGAGCCCGTTCCGTTTCTCGAAGCCATTCTTTTCGAGCACAAGGCGCGTTGCCTCTTGATGCGGGCTCGTCGGCGGGATGCCGGCACGAACCGTATGACCTGCTTTTAAGTCCGACTGTTCAAGCGCGAGGCGTAACCCTTCTGTCGCATACCCGTTGTCTTTATACGGGTCGAACACCATCAAATCAAGTTGATAGACGCGAGCGAGCTTGAGAAGAAGCACTTTACCGACGATTTTCCCGTCGACGAGAAGATCATAATAAAAGTCCTCCCCGTAACTATGTTCATCGGCCGAATACACATGCTCGGTTCCCATCTCGACGAAGATGCCCTTCAACTCTTCAGCTGAAATGCCGTACGAGCTTTCCCCGTATTTTTGAAAATGTTCATATTCGATCTCATCAATCTGACGAATAGGTTGACGCACGATTTCCATCCCGTGCCCTCCTTAACAGTTAGTCCTAAGTCTTTCCACACTCATTATATACGAAGCGCGGTGTGTAGCGCAAAAGATAACCGAACCTCAAACCGGTTCGATGTGAATGTGGACCGAATCGACGGCATGGCGCTCATCGAGTTTTCGCTCGATTTCGTCACATAAACCGTGGGCCTCGTCGACCGTCAGCTCGCCATCGACCGCGATCGTCACGTCGAGCATGACGTGGTTGCCGAGATGGCGTCCTTTGATTTCACGCACTT
Encoded here:
- a CDS encoding carbohydrate kinase family protein, with product MNTVHCIGELLIDWVCEDASSDLVNGTTFVKKAGGAPANVAAVVSKHGGESSFLGQVGADPFGQFLKETLEANGVGTDNLVEAGDTTFAFVSIQADGERDFTFRRGSDGDYAFEAIDLSKFKSGDIVHFGSATALLDGELKNAYFKLLQFAKRDGLFVSFDPNYRDALVTDLEAFKQDSLHFIAEADFVKLSEEEAHLLTGAETLDEAVDALLKLGANRVAITLGSRGTLIATDETRDIIPSVYIESVDSTGAGDAFVGAYLYRLATLGVEDTRLQKDIEYANVTGALTCTAYGAIPAIPSPQRVQQMLGGKLE
- a CDS encoding GNAT family protein, whose translation is MEIVRQPIRQIDEIEYEHFQKYGESSYGISAEELKGIFVEMGTEHVYSADEHSYGEDFYYDLLVDGKIVGKVLLLKLARVYQLDLMVFDPYKDNGYATEGLRLALEQSDLKAGHTVRAGIPPTSPHQEATRLVLEKNGFEKRNGLFYLNFKKRYVVNH
- a CDS encoding LacI family DNA-binding transcriptional regulator → MRQVTINDIAKLAGVAKSTVSRYLNGGSVGQATREKIERVIQETNYEPNQFAQSLKSKQTKMIGVIVPRLDSYAASRTMMGIDERLTERGYQMLVVNTAQQTEREIEQLYNLAKQKVAGIIWLGTTVTPRHLQAIQDIQIPVLLIGQEHELVHSLVYPDFDAAYALGRQFMDWGHREVTYVGVESYDIAVGQARRGGFLKAFNEAGADVKTYTTTFKIDDAIPIGTQIGQEQTSSLVVCATDNIALGILKGLANSGKTVPGDVSVSGFGGYDFTEVLHPSLTTVHLPYRRTGAKAADMILQLLTADVIPMKTFTTFELKLRESVDILN